From Lonchura striata isolate bLonStr1 chromosome 3, bLonStr1.mat, whole genome shotgun sequence, one genomic window encodes:
- the MAP1LC3C gene encoding microtubule-associated protein 1 light chain 3 gamma, with the protein MRAAPGAQPDRPFKLRKSLATRREEVAGIRAKFPTKIPVIVERYHKEKYLPLLDKTKFLVPEELTMAQFITIIRSRMALTATQAFYLLVNNKSLASMSLTMAEVYRDYKDEDGFVYMTYASQEMFGCLLPTAQGKTMECFQKI; encoded by the exons ATGCGGGCGGCGCCCGGCGCGCAGCCGGACCGGCCCTTCAAGCTCAGGAAGAGTCTCG CCACCCGGCGGGAAGAAGTAGCAGGGATCCGAGCCAAGTTCCCGACCAAAATCCCG GTAATTGTTGAGAGGTACCATAAAGAGAAATACCTTCCTCTCTTGGACAAAACCAAGTTTCTGGTTCCCGAGGAGCTGACCATGGCACAGTTCATAACCATCATCAG AAGTAGGATGGCTCTTACAGCTACACAAGCTTTCTACCTGCTGGTGAACAACAAAAGCCTAGCCAGTATGTCCTTGACAATGGCAGAAGTGTACAGGGACTACAAAGATGAAGATGGCTTTGTGTATATGACCTATGCTTCCCAGGAGATGTTTGGATGCTTATTACCCACTGCCCAAGGGAAAACCATGGAATGCTTTCAGAAAATCTAA